Proteins encoded together in one Electrophorus electricus isolate fEleEle1 chromosome 9, fEleEle1.pri, whole genome shotgun sequence window:
- the LOC113589575 gene encoding C-X-C motif chemokine 11-6-like, with protein sequence MKTIATFILICLLVADIKGQARHTRGRCLCGDSGLKVIRVNRVEKVEILSPSPSCDKQEIIVTLKDTMEQKCLNPESGFVQNLIKKMQKRSQQ encoded by the exons ATGAAGACCATCGCAACTTTCATCCTCATCTGTCTGCTTGTTGCAGATATCAAAG GACAGGCGAGACATACCCGTGGACGGTGTTTGTGTGGGGATTCTGGCCTCAAAGTAATTCGGGTAAATCGGGTTGAGAAAGTTGAAATATTATCTCCCAGCCCATCTTGTGATAAACAGGAGATCAT TGTCACACTAAAGGATACCATGGAGCAGAAATGCTTAAATCCAGAGTCTGGCTTTGTCCAGAATCTCATCAAGAAGATGCAAAAAAG GAGTCAGCAATAG
- the LOC113589772 gene encoding growth-regulated protein homolog gamma-like, whose amino-acid sequence MDSFHLHTCPGPVHHISCQRGFGQQKTPAMSRSTLVLLLLFALTCAELSAALRLHSKQRCLCRSFNKAHLKNIQNWKVFHPSAFCDAFEIVGMLKNNRKQFCLDPSSRAWKTIMYAYRVSV is encoded by the exons ATGG ACTCCTTCCACCTGCACACTTGTCCAGGGCCAGTCCATCACATCTCCTGCCAGAGAGGGTTCGGGCAGCAGAAGACACCAGCCATGAGCCGCAGCACCCTGGTCCTGCTCCTGCTGTTTGCTCTGACGTGTGCAGAGCTCAGTGCAG cTTTAAGGCTACACAGTAAACAGCGCTGCCTCTGTAGGTCTTTCAACAAAGCCCATCTTAAGAATATTCAAAATTGGAAAGTTTTCCATCCCAGTGCATTCTGTGATGCTTTTGAGATTGT GGGGATGCTGAAAAACAACAGGAAGCAGTTCTGCCTGGATCCAAGTTCAAGGGCATGGAAAACAATAATGTATGCATACAGAGTGTCAGTGTAA